One Leptolyngbya sp. 'hensonii' genomic region harbors:
- a CDS encoding glycoside hydrolase family 55 protein: MFSKKWLFLAFLAFLLALLIRQGILNLGNGWPWTVPLASSTPEATQFLAQLPAAPSLSLPPDSGYVNVKDFGAKGDGVTDDTAVLRKTISRSKESGAIRSIYFPNGTYLVSDTLEWGDKRKDVRGQSRDGVVIKLKDNAPGFQNPNRPKKVLQVEFGHGGQNFDQHLSNLTVDVGRGNPGAIGIGFHTNNTGGIRDVVIRSSDPQKRGHTGLSLDKAWPGPGLIHRVAVDGFEIGIFVTHDQYSMTFETITLTNQRQVGFVNSWNTVAIHNLSSRNRVPAVENRGKMALMALVGADLREGDVRYPAIVNHSEGVLFARDIRTKGYGQAILHTAKEVGANLQSLILQSQSSPPTDTVQTVDEFVSHPVSNLFPGAKKSLRLPIEDPPVIPYGEVKTWVSITQYGAKPDDDKDDGAALQRAIEAGAETIYLPAGVYRSQQTIRVHKNVRRLFGLNAQMIFDTPGQPGFKVEDGKYDAVAIDIDSTYGDRSRYWIEHASQRTLVLGNGSYINTVPGGKVFMEDASSVPLIFNRQQVWLRQINPESYDHNPSIVNNGGRLWVLGLKTEKDRTAIGTYQGGQTEVLGGLLYKNRERVGPAPAFISEDSAISLIYRNKGVPYQVQVQETRQGARREFLFRDLPASDGRMPLYVGGN, from the coding sequence ATGTTCAGCAAAAAATGGTTGTTCCTTGCCTTCCTTGCCTTTCTGCTGGCCTTACTGATCAGGCAGGGAATTCTGAATTTGGGCAACGGTTGGCCCTGGACGGTACCCCTGGCATCTTCTACCCCTGAGGCTACCCAGTTTCTCGCCCAGTTACCCGCCGCCCCATCCCTGTCTTTACCGCCCGACTCTGGCTATGTGAATGTCAAAGATTTTGGAGCCAAGGGAGATGGGGTGACCGATGACACAGCCGTCCTGCGAAAGACTATCAGCCGCAGCAAAGAATCCGGAGCCATTCGTTCGATTTACTTCCCTAACGGAACTTACCTGGTCAGCGATACCCTGGAATGGGGAGACAAGCGTAAGGATGTGCGGGGCCAGAGTCGGGATGGGGTCGTGATTAAACTGAAGGACAATGCACCTGGTTTTCAGAATCCCAATCGCCCCAAAAAGGTCTTACAGGTTGAATTTGGCCATGGGGGGCAAAACTTCGATCAGCATCTGAGCAATTTGACCGTGGATGTGGGTCGGGGCAATCCGGGGGCGATCGGCATTGGCTTCCATACCAACAACACAGGCGGCATCAGGGATGTGGTGATTCGCTCCAGCGATCCCCAGAAACGGGGACATACGGGGCTGAGTCTGGACAAAGCATGGCCCGGACCAGGCTTAATTCATCGGGTGGCTGTCGATGGATTTGAGATTGGTATTTTCGTCACCCACGATCAGTACAGCATGACGTTTGAAACCATTACCCTGACCAATCAGCGGCAGGTGGGATTTGTCAACTCCTGGAATACGGTGGCGATCCATAATTTGAGCAGCAGAAATCGAGTTCCGGCAGTGGAGAATCGGGGCAAGATGGCTTTGATGGCCCTGGTGGGAGCGGACCTGAGGGAAGGGGATGTGCGGTATCCGGCGATTGTGAATCATAGCGAGGGGGTGTTGTTTGCGCGAGATATTCGGACGAAAGGCTATGGGCAGGCGATCCTCCACACTGCCAAAGAGGTCGGTGCGAACTTACAAAGCCTTATCTTACAGAGCCAGTCATCCCCACCCACTGATACAGTCCAAACCGTGGATGAATTTGTCTCCCACCCCGTTTCCAATCTCTTTCCTGGAGCCAAAAAATCTCTCCGGCTCCCAATCGAAGATCCCCCTGTCATTCCTTACGGGGAGGTCAAGACCTGGGTCAGCATCACCCAATACGGGGCCAAGCCCGACGACGACAAGGACGATGGAGCAGCCTTGCAACGGGCGATCGAGGCTGGAGCTGAAACCATTTATCTACCTGCAGGGGTTTATCGATCGCAACAGACGATCCGGGTGCACAAGAATGTCCGTCGCCTGTTTGGATTGAATGCCCAGATGATCTTTGATACCCCTGGTCAACCTGGGTTCAAGGTAGAGGATGGCAAGTACGATGCCGTCGCGATCGATATAGACAGCACCTATGGCGATCGCAGTCGCTACTGGATCGAGCATGCCTCCCAACGGACCCTAGTGCTGGGCAATGGCAGTTACATCAATACGGTTCCGGGGGGGAAGGTCTTTATGGAGGATGCCAGTTCTGTGCCCCTGATTTTCAACCGGCAACAGGTCTGGTTACGGCAGATTAACCCGGAAAGTTATGACCATAATCCCAGTATCGTGAATAATGGGGGGCGTCTCTGGGTGCTGGGGTTGAAGACGGAAAAGGACCGAACGGCAATTGGGACCTACCAGGGGGGCCAGACGGAGGTGCTGGGGGGCTTACTCTACAAAAACCGGGAACGGGTCGGTCCGGCTCCAGCATTCATCAGTGAAGACTCAGCCATCAGTTTGATTTATCGCAACAAAGGTGTGCCCTATCAGGTTCAGGTGCAGGAAACTCGCCAGGGGGCGCGCCGGGAGTTTCTCTTTCGGGATCTGCCCGCCTCCGATGGACGCATGCCCCTGTATGTGGGTGGCAATTGA
- a CDS encoding glycosyltransferase family 4 protein, with protein MHILSIHNAYQIRGGEDESRESEERLLREMGHEVSVYEETNDRLADLPSWRLAIRTIWSREAHRKVRQRLQQAPYSLIHVQNFFPLISPSVYYAARSEGVPVVQTLRNYRLVCPNALFFREGQVCEDCLGKPIPYPGVVHRCYRENRSASAVAATMLVTHRSLGTWNNLVNVYIALTQFAREKLIAGGLPAEKIVVKPNFVSPDPGMGSGSGGYALYVGRLSVEKGLDTLLAAWDQLGDRLPLKIVGDGPLAPLVTQAMERLPSVEWLGRRPMPEVHALMGEASFLIFPSKWYETFGRVAVEAFAKGTPVIAAKIGAISELVDHHRTGLQFQPGNAQDLAAQVEWMITHPEALPEMRRAARSEFEAKYTAADNYRRLMEIYDIALSKS; from the coding sequence ATGCATATCCTGAGTATTCATAACGCTTATCAGATCCGGGGTGGGGAAGATGAGTCCCGCGAGTCAGAGGAACGGCTTTTGCGGGAGATGGGACATGAGGTGTCTGTCTATGAGGAAACCAACGATCGGCTGGCTGATCTGCCCTCCTGGCGGTTAGCCATCCGCACCATCTGGTCGCGAGAGGCCCATCGAAAGGTGAGGCAGCGGCTTCAACAGGCCCCGTACAGCTTGATTCATGTCCAGAACTTCTTTCCCTTAATTTCTCCATCGGTCTATTATGCCGCCCGATCGGAAGGGGTTCCAGTCGTGCAGACCCTGCGGAACTATCGCCTGGTCTGCCCCAATGCCCTGTTTTTCCGGGAGGGGCAGGTGTGCGAAGACTGTCTGGGCAAGCCCATTCCCTATCCGGGTGTCGTGCACCGATGTTACCGGGAAAATCGATCGGCCAGCGCAGTTGCTGCCACCATGCTGGTGACTCACCGGTCCCTGGGCACCTGGAATAATCTGGTTAACGTTTACATTGCCCTGACCCAGTTCGCTCGGGAAAAGCTGATTGCAGGGGGGTTGCCAGCAGAGAAGATTGTAGTTAAACCCAATTTTGTCTCTCCTGACCCAGGGATGGGGAGTGGCAGTGGGGGGTATGCCCTGTATGTCGGTCGCCTGTCAGTGGAGAAGGGGTTAGATACCTTACTGGCAGCCTGGGATCAGTTGGGCGATCGGCTGCCCCTAAAAATTGTCGGGGACGGTCCCTTGGCTCCCCTGGTTACTCAGGCGATGGAACGGCTCCCCTCTGTCGAATGGTTGGGACGCCGCCCCATGCCAGAGGTCCATGCCCTGATGGGAGAAGCCAGCTTTCTGATCTTTCCATCTAAGTGGTATGAGACGTTTGGGCGGGTTGCAGTCGAGGCTTTTGCGAAAGGAACGCCCGTGATTGCGGCCAAAATTGGGGCGATCTCTGAACTGGTGGATCACCACCGCACTGGACTCCAGTTCCAACCGGGTAATGCTCAGGACCTAGCAGCTCAGGTCGAATGGATGATCACTCACCCGGAGGCGCTACCTGAGATGCGTCGGGCAGCCCGATCGGAATTTGAGGCGAAATATACGGCTGCCGATAATTACCGGCGTTTGATGGAGATTTACGATATCGCCTTAAGCAAATCCTGA
- a CDS encoding DUF4351 domain-containing protein, whose product MNYDNACKYLVEQYPLEFTRWLLTPEVGEVELLKTELSQEPIRADALTFLRTANQIVHLEFQTLPTSNPPLPLRMLDYSVRLKRQFGCVVEQVVLFLKETAAKSAFVSQYEDETTVHRYRVIRLWEEDPAPLLRSPALIPLATLARSETPVALLQVVAEEVAKIEDNRRRSNLAGCSEVLAGLRFEKALIQRLFREDVMKESVIYQDILQQGLQQGLQQGLQQGLQQGLQQEIALVTRQLIRQVGSLPPELQSQVQALPQEQIERLGEALLDFSQITDLINWLEQLRFN is encoded by the coding sequence ATGAACTATGATAATGCTTGCAAATATTTGGTTGAGCAATATCCTCTGGAATTTACCCGCTGGCTCCTCACTCCTGAAGTGGGGGAAGTTGAACTTCTCAAAACTGAACTGAGTCAGGAACCCATTCGGGCTGATGCCCTGACCTTTCTGCGAACAGCCAACCAGATTGTCCATCTAGAATTCCAGACCCTACCCACCTCCAATCCCCCTCTGCCCTTGCGGATGTTGGATTACTCGGTGCGGTTGAAACGGCAGTTTGGCTGTGTGGTGGAACAGGTGGTCCTCTTTCTAAAGGAAACAGCGGCGAAATCAGCCTTTGTGAGCCAATATGAGGATGAAACCACGGTGCATCGTTATCGGGTCATTCGGCTCTGGGAGGAAGACCCTGCACCGTTGCTCAGGAGTCCAGCTTTAATCCCCCTGGCTACCCTAGCCCGCAGTGAAACCCCAGTGGCTTTGCTACAAGTTGTAGCAGAGGAAGTTGCTAAGATTGAGGACAATAGACGGCGGAGTAACCTGGCAGGATGTAGTGAAGTATTGGCCGGGTTGCGATTTGAGAAGGCATTAATTCAGCGACTATTTCGGGAGGATGTCATGAAAGAATCGGTAATTTATCAGGATATTCTGCAGCAAGGTCTGCAGCAAGGTCTGCAGCAAGGTCTGCAGCAAGGTCTGCAGCAGGGTCTGCAGCAGGAGATAGCCCTGGTAACTCGTCAGTTAATCCGCCAAGTGGGCTCTCTTCCTCCAGAGTTGCAGTCCCAGGTGCAAGCCCTTCCCCAGGAGCAGATAGAGAGACTGGGGGAAGCATTACTGGACTTTTCTCAAATCACCGACCTGATCAACTGGCTAGAGCAACTGCGCTTCAATTGA